The window ATAATCCGAGAGGAAGAGCAGATGATCCACCCCCTGGGTTGTCCGGCGGCTCAAATGTTCCATTCCTGCTTCGTTGTCCATAACTACGAAGGGATAGTTATTCATCAGCAGGTCCAGGTGGCGGCGCAGGATATTATTGGCGTAACAATAACAGCCCGGGCCTTCCGGCCGGCCCATGACTAAAAGATCCAAGCCCTGGGATTCCACCAGGATCTCATGGAGCTTCATCTCCAGATAGGTCTCCTTGGTCATCCCTGGGGGTAAGTTCCCTTTGGTCTCGAAAAATTCCTCCCGGGCAGTTCCCAGGCTTCGTTTTACCCTGAAACCGAGAGCATCCGCTAAGTTGGAGCTCGGATCAGCATCCACGGCTAAAATAGGCCTATGCCCTTTTTTCTTGAGATAGCGGATAATCAGGGCCGCAAGGGTTGTCTTCCCAGTCCCCCCTTTTCCCGCCATGGCAATCACCTGAGTCAAAATTTCTTCCTTTATTGCGTGTTCCGTTTTTAACCTATGAACTATTGCCCATAACCTATTGCCTATTGCCTGTTCTTATCCGCCAGTCGCTGGCTCACTCCGGGGAATTCCGCGGAGTTGGTATGGGGCAAAAACATAGCCGCTACATAGTTGTCCATGAAAGCGGGGCTTTCGCTCAATTCGATATTGGTCATCATCCGGGAAATTCTTTCCCCATCATCCAGTATCTCGTTACAGAAGGAAATTAGGCGTGCTCCCAGCAGAGACCCATTGCCGATGAAAAGAAAGCGGTCCAAGGGTAGTTCCGGTAAAAGTCCGATGGTAATAGCCCGCTCCACGTCTATAAACGAACCAAAAGCTCCGGCGATGACTACTTGTTCCAGGTTGCCGACGGAAAGCCCGACGGATTGCAAAAGGGTCACATAGCCGGCGTACATAGCCGCCTTGGCCCGCATGAGGTTGTCGATGTCTACTTCCGTGATCACCATGTCCGCGCCGGTGGCTGTATCTTCACGGTAAGCGAGGACATACTCCATTCCATCCGGCCCGGGGCGGATGCGCTGGCTGGGCAGATCGGTGTTGAACTTTCCGTTCGGCGAGATCATCTCCGCTTCCAGAAACTCCGCCACCATGTTGATCAGTCCAGAACCGCAGATTCCTTTAGGCTTCACCATGCCAATGGTCAGGAGCATGGGCTCGAAGGTTTGAGGATGGATACGGAAATCCTCGATGGCCCCTGAAGTCGCCCGCATGCCGTGTTTGATGCCCCCACCCTCAAAAGCTGGCCCGGCAGAGCAGGCAGCCGTCACCAGCCATTCCGAATTCCCGATGACGATTTCCCCGTTGGTTCCGATGTCAATGTACAGCGTTAAAGGCTTACGCTGGTAGATTCCCGAACCCAACACGCCCGAAACGATGTCCCCTCCAACATAGGAAGCCACGGAAGGAAAGGTATACAGGTGGACGTGCTCCCCCACTTCTATCCCCAAATTCGACGCCCTCACGGGAGGAATGAAATTCGCTACCGGCGTGTAGGGGGATTCGCGAAGGTACTTCGGGTCCAAACCCAAGAGAAGGTGAGTCATGATGGTATTGCCGGCGGCCGTCATATGCGAAACTCGGGCTAAGTTGACCCCCGATTTGTCGACCAGTTCCCGGATGATGCCATTGATCGTCCCGACTACACTTTCCTGCAGCTGCTTCAACCCTCCAGGGCGTTGAGAGTACACGATCCGGCTAATCACATCATCCCCGTAACGAATCTGGCTGTTATAATCCGAAGCTTCGGCCAGCGTTTGCCTCTTGTTCAAATCCAAAAGTTGACCCCAGACGCTGGTCGTTCCTATGTCCAATACGATAGAAAAGTGCTCCAGGGTGGTGTCCCCCGGTTCCAGGTTGATCAGTTTGGGCCGCCGGGACCCGCGCAGCTGGTATTCGCCCAATTGCGATTCCACCCGCGTTTGCACGAGAGTGGCCGTGGCGCGCCACCCTTCTGCGCGCAGGATAAAAGGCAACTTCTTGAGCAAACGGGAATCCACCGAGATACTTTCCATGCCATAATGCTTCTTCATGGCCAGGAGCACTCGGGAGAGATCGGAGCGATTATCCTTGATCGTCGGTGGCTCCATTTCCACGTAATGCTTGTGCAGGGCCGGGTTGAAACACCACCCCAAGACCAGGGATTCCAATTCCTGATGAGAGACCTTCCGTCCCGCGCTTATCCTCTCTCGCGCCCGGGCAATGAACCTTTTGTCCAATTCTGACTCAACCGGAATGCGGACCTCTAAGTCGCTTAAAATCCTGGTTTGACAAGCCTGACGGATGCCTTTCTGAAAATCTTCTTCAGAGAGCTTCGGTCCGCGCGGGCTCTCCACCTCTCCTTTTTCGATCAGCACGCGGCATTTCCCGCATACTCCCTCGCCACCGCAAGAGGCTTGAATATAGATCCCTGCTTCCATCGCCGCTTTGAGCAAGTTCTCTCCTTTGGCGACTTGAATCTCCCGGTTGTGAGGTTGAAAACGAACGAGCATTCTTATCTTTTACTCTCCGCGCTCCGCGCCATGCGCTATGCGTTCTGGCTATTATACCTGGGGCCGGGGAAGGAGCCCGGCACGCTCCACGATGCTATGCACCGCATCTTCCCACTCGATCGCCATGAGATGAATGCCATGCACCCCTTCGATCTTGCGCAGCCGTTGAATTTGTTCCACGCAGATGTTTAATCCTTCTTCTCTGGCTTTTTCTTTCCCGGCGCTCTTCATGCGGACGATGATTTCGTCGGGCACTTCCATTCCGGCAACCTTTTCTTTCATGTAGCGGGCCATACCCACGGATTTCAAGGGGGTTACCCCCGCCAGGATGTGCACTTTTTCGTGCAGCCCTCGGTCCCGCACCATCTGCATGAAGCGTTCAAATTTATCCATGTCGTAAATGCACTGGGTCTGGATGAAATCCACCCCCGCGGCCACCTTTTTCGCCAGGCGGATAACCCGGTATTCAAAAGGGTCTGCGAAAGGATTGGCCGCGGCCCCGATAAACATCGCCGGAACCCCCTCGATCTCATCCCCTCCCAGCACCTTATGTTCATCGCGCATGAGCTTGACGGTCTGGATTAATTGGATGGAGTCCAGGTCGAAAACATTCTTGGCCGTAGGGTGATTGCCGAATTTCTGATGGTCACCCGAGAGGCAAAGGATATTGCGGATGCCCAGGCCATAGGCCCCAAAAATATCGCTCTGGATGGCAATGCGGTTGCGGTCTCGGCAGACCATCTGCATGGTAGCCTCCAGCCCCATACGCTGGAGAATCGCCCCTACAGCGATGGATGACATCCGCACGATGGCCGTCTGGTTATCCGTGACGTTGATGGCATCCACATTGCCCTTCAGCAGGCTGGCTTTGCGTTCGATGACCGATACATCGGCTCCCTTGGGCGGCCCCAGTTCTCCGGTTACGGCAAACCCGCCACTGGAGAGAATCTTTTCTAAATTGCTTCCCGCTTTCATATTTTCAGGTCCTCCCGGATGCGTTTCCGCGGCCCCCCATCCCGGCTTGTCGACCAATCCTTGACCGGCAGGACAATCTCCAATTTTTCCAACTGCCCCAATTCCTGCAGCCGCTCGTAGATCAATTGCCACCCGCAATCGACTTGCGAATCGATCTCGCACTTTCCACCCTTCGATCCCCCGCACGGGCCGTTGAACAGGCTCTTGGAACACCGGGCCACCGGGCAGATGCCGCCCGTCCGGTCCAGCACGCAATTGCCGCAGGACTGACAGCGCTCGGTCCAGACCCCCTGTTCTTCCGTGACGCCGATGAATTGAGTATTCACCCCCGGCAAG is drawn from Deltaproteobacteria bacterium and contains these coding sequences:
- a CDS encoding methylenetetrahydrofolate reductase; amino-acid sequence: MKAGSNLEKILSSGGFAVTGELGPPKGADVSVIERKASLLKGNVDAINVTDNQTAIVRMSSIAVGAILQRMGLEATMQMVCRDRNRIAIQSDIFGAYGLGIRNILCLSGDHQKFGNHPTAKNVFDLDSIQLIQTVKLMRDEHKVLGGDEIEGVPAMFIGAAANPFADPFEYRVIRLAKKVAAGVDFIQTQCIYDMDKFERFMQMVRDRGLHEKVHILAGVTPLKSVGMARYMKEKVAGMEVPDEIIVRMKSAGKEKAREEGLNICVEQIQRLRKIEGVHGIHLMAIEWEDAVHSIVERAGLLPRPQV
- a CDS encoding ASKHA domain-containing protein — encoded protein: MLVRFQPHNREIQVAKGENLLKAAMEAGIYIQASCGGEGVCGKCRVLIEKGEVESPRGPKLSEEDFQKGIRQACQTRILSDLEVRIPVESELDKRFIARARERISAGRKVSHQELESLVLGWCFNPALHKHYVEMEPPTIKDNRSDLSRVLLAMKKHYGMESISVDSRLLKKLPFILRAEGWRATATLVQTRVESQLGEYQLRGSRRPKLINLEPGDTTLEHFSIVLDIGTTSVWGQLLDLNKRQTLAEASDYNSQIRYGDDVISRIVYSQRPGGLKQLQESVVGTINGIIRELVDKSGVNLARVSHMTAAGNTIMTHLLLGLDPKYLRESPYTPVANFIPPVRASNLGIEVGEHVHLYTFPSVASYVGGDIVSGVLGSGIYQRKPLTLYIDIGTNGEIVIGNSEWLVTAACSAGPAFEGGGIKHGMRATSGAIEDFRIHPQTFEPMLLTIGMVKPKGICGSGLINMVAEFLEAEMISPNGKFNTDLPSQRIRPGPDGMEYVLAYREDTATGADMVITEVDIDNLMRAKAAMYAGYVTLLQSVGLSVGNLEQVVIAGAFGSFIDVERAITIGLLPELPLDRFLFIGNGSLLGARLISFCNEILDDGERISRMMTNIELSESPAFMDNYVAAMFLPHTNSAEFPGVSQRLADKNRQ
- a CDS encoding methylenetetrahydrofolate reductase C-terminal domain-containing protein; this translates as MIIAGGKPIKEILAMIDAYDKIIVAGCKGCVTVCSAGGEKEVGILSSALRLARQTQGRSLEIKEVTLERQCDPEYLEPMREYADQYPAILSLACGAGIQFVAEKFRKHPVLPGVNTQFIGVTEEQGVWTERCQSCGNCVLDRTGGICPVARCSKSLFNGPCGGSKGGKCEIDSQVDCGWQLIYERLQELGQLEKLEIVLPVKDWSTSRDGGPRKRIREDLKI
- a CDS encoding AAA family ATPase codes for the protein MIAMAGKGGTGKTTLAALIIRYLKKKGHRPILAVDADPSSNLADALGFRVKRSLGTAREEFFETKGNLPPGMTKETYLEMKLHEILVESQGLDLLVMGRPEGPGCYCYANNILRRHLDLLMNNYPFVVMDNEAGMEHLSRRTTQGVDHLLFLSDYSIKGIRTVGKIRELIDELKLSITEKHLVVDRAPRELDPGFFQEIQNQRLNLLGMVPEDPFIFEYEMKEKPLLDLPDESSAVRVVAGMMEKIIKTGNRSEAIGNRL